In Thermoanaerobaculia bacterium, the genomic window TAGATTCCGTCTCCCTGCGTGATCGCGTCGTTGGGACATTCGGGCTCGCACTTGCCGCAATCGATGCAGGTGTCCAGGATGACCATTGCCATGGAAAGCTCTCCTTCCGCGCCGGATCCGTTTCTCGGCGCAAAGAGATCATCCCAAGCGAAGGAATCGCCGTCCTGATTCATCCGCATCACCCCCGTCGGGGGGTGTGTGCCGGTTCCGCGGCTCGTCGAACCTCCCTCATCCGGCAGCCTACGGCCGCCACCTTCTCCCGGCGGGAGAAGTCGCGCGGTGGCGTCGCTTCGCGACGCAGCCTTGTGTCGACTCGACCGCGCCTGCGCGACCCGCTCGCCGACGCCTCCGCTCCCGCATTGCGGACCTTTCGCCTCGGTTACTTCGGCAAAAGGGTTCCACAATGCGAAGGGCCCCGGATCCCGCCATCTTCAGGGGGATCAGCGCCGAGGTCGGGGTTGGTGCCTCCTCTTCGCGAAGGGGAGCGCGGCGCCGATGACGCCCCGCCGGCTACTCTTCTTCGAGCGAGGCCCGCAGCGGAAACTCGTTCTCCCGCGCGCGCTGGTGCACGAGGTCGACTTTCGTCTCGGCGATCTCGAACGGGTACACGCCGCAGACGCCATGGCCGCGGGTGTGGACGTGCATCATGATCCGGTGCGCCTCGGCGGGCGACATGTGGAAGATCGTCTCGAGGATCTCGACGACGAAAGGCATCGTCGTGTAGTCGTCGTTGTGGAGGAGGACGCGGTAGAGCGGCGTCTTCCGGACTTCCGGCTTCTTTTCTTCGAGAACCTGGCCTCCCGGGGCGTTCGGAGATTCGGCCATTGCGCCATTTTATGGCCGGCGGGGGCGAGGGAGGGCGGCCGCGAGCAGCCGGAGGACGATTTTCATCGCGTAAGATTGATCGATGAAAAAGTTCCTCGCTGGCCTCGCGCTCGCCGCCGCGGCGCGCGCAGGCGCGGCGGGCATCTTCGCCTCCGATCTCTTCCGGGATCGCCTCTGGGACGACGGCCGCGCCGAGTACGACATCTACGCCGCGACCGAGGTCCGCGAGGGCCTTCCGCGGCCGGCCCGCGTCGTTTACCTGATCGTCAAGGAGCCGTTCGACCCGAAGACCCGGGTCAAGTCGGATCGTCCGGGCTCGATCGACGTCCTCAAGATGAACCAGGTGATCGACGTTCCGACCGGCGTCTACGCCTTCCATCAGATGGAATCGACGTTCTGGAATCGCGCCACCGCCGCCGTCCTCAAGGTGTCGCTCTCGTCGAACGACTCCTGTGGGAACTCGTTCAAGGAAGGGTGGCTCGAGGGCGGCGTCCTTCGGCTCCTCTTTCACACCTACTGGGACGGCGAGGCCGACGGCGAGCGGCGGATCCCGATGCCGCCGGGGGCCCTGTTCTACGACGAGCTCCCGATGAAGCTCCGTTGTCTGCGGCGGTTCGACGCGGGGGAGTACCCGGTCCGCCTTCTCCCGTCGATCATCGGGTCGAAGGTCGGCAGGCCCGCGTTCGGTCCGGCGACGATCCGCGTTCTCCCGCCGGCTGCCGACGGATCGATCCGGATCGAGGTCGCGCACGCGTCGGGGATCGACCGTTTCGCCTTCGACCGGGCGGCGCCGCATCTGCTGCGGTCGTGGAAGCGCGCCGACGGGAGCGCGCTCGAGCTTCGCAAATCCCAGCGGCTCGACTACTGGAACCGGAACCGGCCCGGCGACGAGAAGCTCCTGGAGTAGGGCGGACTCCCTGGAAAGCTCCGAGGTCGACCGGCTCCGTGCGGAGCTTCGGCGGCGGTTCTCCGGCGATCCGTCCGCGGCGTACCGCGAGTGGCATGCGATCCAGCACGAGCTCGCCGGAAGCGGCGACGCGGCGTCCTGCCGGGCGCTCGCCGACGACCTGTGGGAGATGATTCCCGAAATCGAGCGACGGATCGGGAGCGAGCGCGGCCGGTTCTTCAACAATCTCGGCGCCTTCTTCGGAACTCCGGGGCCGGCCGCCGAGCTCTCCCGGGCCGAGGAGTGCTTCGCGCGCTCGCTCGACTCCTGGAAGGAAGACGAGGAACGCCGCGCCCGGGCTCTTCACAATCGGGGAAGCGCGCTCGCTTCGCTCGCGGCGGCGCCCGCCGATCTCGCGCGGGCGATCGCCTGTTTCGAAGAGGCGCTCGGCTTCCGGAACGGGGAGCGGGAGATCGCCCGCGCCGTGACGCTGCATCACCTCGGGATCGCCCGCCGGAAGCTCGCCGACCGCGTCCCCGAAAGCGCTTCCGCGGAGCTCGAGCGAAGCCTCGGCGCGCTCGAAGAAGCGCTCGAGATCCGAATGCGGCAGGGCCTGGCGGCCGGCGCAGCTTCGACGCGGTTTCAGCTCGGGGTGACGCTCACGGCCCTCGGGCGGATCGGGCAAGCGCGGCGCGCGCTGCAGGAGGCCGCCGCGGAGCTCGAGGCCGCGGGAAAGACGGAAGAGGCGGCGCTCGCGCGCCGCCTCTCGGAATGAGAAAAAGCCCCGGCGGAGCCGGGGCTGGCTTTCAGAGATCCTTCTGGCCGCGTCTGTTCACGCGGCCTTCTGAGCCGCGATGGTTCACGCGGCCTTCTGAGCCGCGATCCACGCGTCGATGCGCGTCTGGAGCACGTCCATCGGCAGGGCGCCCGCGCCGAGCACCTCGTCGTGGAACTTCCGGATGTCGAACTTCTCGCCGAGCTCCTTCTTCGCCTTCTCCCGGAGGGCGAGGATCGTGAGCTGGCCGATCTTGTAGCCGAGCGCCTGCGCCGGCCACGAGATGTACCGGTCCGTTTCGCTCTGAACTTCGACCTCGTCGCTTCCCGAGTGAGCGTGGAAGAAATCCACCACCTGCGGGCGCGTCCACTTCTTGTAGTGGAGCCCCGTGTCGACGACGAGGCGGATCGCCCGGAGCATCTCGTCCTGGTAGTGGCCGTAGAGCTGATACGGGTCCTGGAAGAACCCGGCGTCGCGCCCGAGGTCCTCGGCGTAGAG contains:
- a CDS encoding ATP-dependent Clp protease adaptor ClpS, which produces MAESPNAPGGQVLEEKKPEVRKTPLYRVLLHNDDYTTMPFVVEILETIFHMSPAEAHRIMMHVHTRGHGVCGVYPFEIAETKVDLVHQRARENEFPLRASLEEE